Genomic window (Enterobacteriaceae bacterium 4M9):
GTCGCCTTCGCGGAATACAGAAAAGTTATGCTGCATACATTCCTGCAGCGCTTTGCGAATCTGTACCGGGTCTTCACCGTTGCGGTTGTTGTTCCAGCGGTTAAGACGCTCCAGAGACGCCTCCACGTCAGACTCGCTGGCATCGCGCAGTGTGCCCTGCTCGGCAATCGACTCCTGCAAGTGCACACCGGCCGCGCGGCCAAAGACCACCAGATCAAGCAGCGAGTTACCGCCAAGGCGGTTAGCACCGTGCACCGACACACAGGCGATTTCGCCTACCGCGAACAGGCCCGGAATCAGTACGTCTTCGCCTTTTTCATTCACGGTCAGCGCCTGGCCGCTTACGCGGGTTGGGATGCCGCCCATCATATAGTGGCAGGTCGGGATAACCGGGATCGGTTCTTTCACCGGGTCAACGTGGGCAAAGGTGCGAGAGAGTTCAAGGATACCCGGCAGACGGGATTCCAGTACGTCTTTGCCCAGGTGGTCGAGTTTGAGTTTAGCGTGCGGGCCCCACGGGCCGTCACAGCCGCGGCCTTCGCGGATTTCAATCATGATGGAGCGTGCCACCACGTCGCGACCGGCCAGATCTTTCGCATTTGGCGCATAGCGCTCCATGAAGCGCTCGCCGTGTTTGTTCAGCAGATAACCGCCTTCCCCACGACAGCCTTCGGTCACCAGCACGCCCGCCCCGGCAATACCGGTTGGGTGGAACTGCCACATCTCCATATCCTGTACCGGTACGCCTGCGCGCAGCGCCATCCCAACGCCATCGCCGGTATTGATGTGTGCGTTAGTCGTGGACTGGTAGATACGGCCTGCGCCGCCGGTAGCCAGCACCGTTGCGCGCGCTTTGAAGTAAACCACTTCACCGGTTTCGATACATAACGCAGTACAACCGACGACCGCACCATCCTGGTTTTTCACCAGATCGAGCGCGTACCATTCGGAGAAAATCGTGGTGTGGTTTTTCAGGTTCTGCTGATACAGCGTGTGCAAAAGCGCGTGACCGGTACGGTCTGCCGCTGCTGCGGTACGGGCTGCCTGCTCGCCGCCGAAGTTTTTCGACTGGCCACCGAACGGGCGCTGGTAGATGCGACCGTCGTCAAGGCGTGAGAACGGCAATCCCATGTGTTCCAGCTCCAGAATCGCTTCCGGGCCGGTTTTACACATATATTCGATAGCGTCCTGGTCACCGATGTAATCGGAACCTTTCACGGTATCGTACATGTGCCATTCCCAGTTATCTTCATGGGTGTTGCCAAGCGCAACCGTGATGCCGCCCTGCGCAGACACCGTATGGGAACGGGTAGGAAAAACTTTAGACAGCAGAGCACAGGTCTGGCCCGACTGGGAAATCTGTAACGCCGCGCGCATACCTGCACCGCCTGCGCCAATAACAACAGCATCAAATTCTCTGACTGGCAAATTCATTACACACCCCACACCACAACAAATCCATAAATGACGTACACCAACAGCGTCACGACAATTGCCAGTTGCAATATCATGCGAATCGCCAGAGGCTTAACGTAATCGGTCAGCACCTGCCACATACCAATCCAGGCATGGATCAAAATGGAAAACAGCGTCAGCAGCGTGAAGACTTTGGTGAAGGCGGAGGCAAAAAAGCCAGTCCACAGTTCCCAGGTGAGTTCGCCCGCAGTGGCAAAAAACACCACCATGTAAACGATGTAGAGCGTAATGACTATCGCGGTAGCACGAACCAGCAGGAAGTCATGAATTCCGTTACGACCTAATGCGGAAGCATTGCTTACCATACGAGGACTCCTGCGAGAATTGAAAACACGACGGTGATAACAAAGGAGATGTTCGCGGAGCGTTGGCCCGCCGCCAGGGTTTCTTCCAGATAGCCAAAGTCCATCAACAGGTGGCGAATACCCACAACCACGTGATAGGCCAGCGCCGTCAGGATGCCCCACATAATGAACTTGACGAAAAAGCTGCCCATAATGGAGGAGGCAACGAGAAAGCCTTCTTCTGATGAGAGCGACAGGCCCAACATCCAGAGCAGAATCCCGACCGCCACAAAAGTGATGACGCCGGAAACGCGGTGGAGGATGGACGCTATAGCCGTTACGGGAAATCGGATCGTGGTAAGATCCAGATTAACAGGTCTTTGTTTTTTCACGGTTTTGCCCACAATGCTGTTCTTATTTTGTTTTCCTTCCTCCGGATTCTGCGGGCGGGTCAGACAGCGCCTGTTTCCATAACTCTGCGTCATACAAAAACAACTGCATCCAGATGTTAAATTGACAAGTTATTACGCTGGGTGGCTCGGGATAGCAGAGTGTTCCGGAGACCTGGCCGCAGTATAGGCTGTTCACAATATCATTACAATTGACCCACAAATACTTTAGCCCCTTTTGGTCGAAACAGTGACTTACATCACGATTACAACAATTTTTTAATTATTACCCATCTGATTTGACAAAAGTTAAACATTTTTGTTACAACCATGAATGAAGTATCCATATAATTCATGAAAGTTATGTGGTCACCCTTTCACCAGTGAAAAAGTTATGTAACAGTGTTGGGTCTTGACCGAAGTAACCTGACCCGGTATTAGTGGTACGCAAAGAACATCATATGGACTGCTAACCAGCTGATTTGTTAACGCTTTACGCTAAGCTATGTATTGCCTGCAAGCCGCCTGACGCTCTGTACCCTGGTTTCCTCCTCTGACACAGAGCCACGCGCCATAAAACAAACTGGCAACATAGTGAATAACATAACCCAGTGGCTGGCCGTCCCGTCCTATAAGGCGCTAAGGAGACCGTAAATGTCTGATAAAAAAGCAACCCTTACCTGTAACGGTGACACCGTTGAACTGGATGTGCTAAAAGGCACACTCGGGCAGGATGTGTTAGACGTCCGTACCCTCGGTTCAAAAGGGGTGTTTACCTTTGACCCCGGTTTTACCTCCACCGCGTCCTGCGAGTCCAAAATCACGTTTATCGACGGTGATGAAGGCATCCTGCTGCACCGCGGCTACCCCATCGACCAGCTGGCAACCCAGTCCAACTACCTGGAAGTCTGCTATATCCTGCTGTATGGCGAGAAACCGACCCAGGAAGAATATGACGAATTTAAAGTCACGGTAACGCGCCACACCATGATTCATGAGCAGATAACCCGTCTGTTCCACGGTTTTCGCCGTGACTCACACCCGATGGCGGTAATGTGCGGCGTAACCGGCGCGCTGGCGGCGTTTTATCACGACTCTCTGGATGTGAATAACCCGCGCCACCGTGAAATCGCGGCCTTCCGCCTGCTGTCCAAAATGCCGACCATGGCAGCAATGTGTTACAAATATTCTATCGGCCAGCCGTTCGTGTACCCGCGCAACGATCTGTCATATGCCGGTAACTTCCTGAATATGATGTTCTCCACGCCGTGTGAAGAGTACAAAGTAAACCCGGTACTTGAGCGCGCGATGGACCGCATCCTTATTCTGCATGCTGACCACGAGCAGAACGCCTCGACCTCGACCGTGCGTACCGCTGGCTCTTCCGGTGCAAACCCGTTTGCCTGCATCGCGGCCGGTATTGCCTCACTGTGGGGACCCGCGCACGGTGGTGCCAACGAAGCCTGTCTGAAGATGCTCGAAGAGATCAACACCGTTGAGCACATTCCTGAGTTCCTGCGCCGCGCCAAAGACAAGAACGACTCTTTCCGCCTGATGGGCTTTGGCCACCGCGTGTACAAAAATTACGATCCACGCGCCACCGTCATGCGTGAAACCTGCCATGAAGTGCTCAACGAACTGGGCATGAAGGACGATCTGCTGGAAGTGGCTATGGAGCTTGAGCACATTGCGCTCAACGACCCGTACTTTATTGAACGCAAGCTCTACCCGAACGTGGATTTCTACTCCGGCATCATCCTCAAAGCGATGGGCATTCCGTCTTCGATGTTTACCGTTATCTTTGCGATGGCGCGCACCGTAGGTTGGATTGCACACTGGAACGAAATGCACGACGACGGCATCAAAATTGCCCGTCCGCGTCAGCTGTACACTGGCTATACGCAGCGTGACTTCAATTCAGGCATTGCGAAAAAGTAATCTTCACCTGTAAAACACGCTCAGGGGCAACCCTGACGGCTCAAGACAAGAGGCCCGTTCTCTCGGGCCTCTTACAACTCAGCGACATACCTGCCCTTTTGGATTCTCTTATCCGACATACTGTACCTTCTTTGCGTACCTTCTTTTCCTGTGCAGGCCAACTCACAAGCATTGCATTCCAGTTACCGTTCATTAACTTCCAGTTCTATCGCGTTGTGCTCGCGTAAAGGTGTTATCAGAGCAGGTTTGTAATTAACTCTTTCTGGTTAGCAGCATCATGTCAGCCCGCAAGCTCAACACTTTCACGTTGAGACGCTTTCCTCTGTGTAATTCTGGCCCGTCAAATAGCCATATATCACGCCAGCCTCGCCACTCTCCCGGTAATGTCCGTTTTTAATTCTTTAAAACCATCAAATATTAAACATAAATAAACCCATCATCTAAAAAAACGCTGAGCCATTTATTTAATTACCGAATTATTTCGTGATAAAAATAAAGATAAATCACATAACAAACCGAATACTCCCACCTTTAAATAACACTTTCCAATTACTGGAAACTCCATTTAAAAACAGCAGATAAAATAAAAAACCACCCAACCAACGGATATAAATATAACCAAATTAAGTCTGACAACCGTTATTAAAGACCAATAATAAAACATATTAAAATTATAATAAAAATACGGTTTAGCCAAAATTCCTATAAGATTATTTTGACATTTCCCAGGTAAAATTCTAGATTCTAAAAGGAGCTCCAAAAATAATAACCTCTTTAACATAAGGAAATACAATGAAAAAAGTTACTCTGGATATTGCGAAAAACATTATTGGTGGCACTTGCAGCTATAGCTTCGATCTGCAGAATGACGTTTGTGTTCAAACTATTAGCTGCGCCGAAGTAACCAAATATGGTACGGCAACCAACGTTACGAAGAAAGACGTTGCATCAACCTACTGTGGCGTTGAACCTCAGGTCTGAGGTAATACACCAGCTTGATTGATGCCATCGCCTTATATAAGGCCTGCCATCGTTTTAATTCCTTTCCTGTGAACAAAATATGATGGCATTGGCACAATAATGTCGACACCTGTATTGCTCTGAAATGACATGTTCAACCCAGTGGCAATACAGGTGTAATGCTGAAAGAATGAATTTCACCGCATCATCAAAATATAGTTTCTTATTATAACGGGTAGAGCAAACGCCGTGTTCTTCCCCTTCCCTAAGTCTGCCAGTATTGTCCTTGTTTAACCGTTATGAAAACAACACCACAGCCTCGATTATCCTGGCATAACGCTTGTGCGGGTTTACAAACGACGAACGTATTCGCCTGTTATAAACAGCCCGCAGATTTTTAGCATATCCTGGTAAACCAGACATTCGTCGCCATTAACCGCGCATCACTCGTGCAGGTTTACCCATGGATATCAGTTATTCAATAAGCAACGCGATAACCTGCTGAGGTTATCCCTGATTATTGGATGTCGCTTTTGTTCCAGCCTGTATTCATAAACTCACTTCTGGCACTGCGCACACCAGTAAAAGGGTCGTGACGCCAGCGAGGTTTTTTCAATCGTTGCGCCGCAGCGTTCGCACGGCTTACCGTCACGATGAAATACATGGAAACGAAACAGTGCGCCGTGGTGGCGGTTTTCATCCACTTCACCGCGGGTCTGGTAGGAGAGGCGAGCTATTTCAAGGCAGGCGTGGGCTAATGCATCCAGCTGGTCAGTCGTCAAATCCACAGCTCGGTGCCGGGCGGCCAGCTGTGCCTGCCAGAGGATTTCCACCCGCAGGTAGTTGCCCAGCCCTGCCAGAAACGCCTGGTCGAGCAGCAACCCCGAAAACTGGCGGCGGCAAAAGCGTGGTGACAATAATCGCGCTTTCACCTGCTCCACGGTGAGCGTCATATCCAGCACGTCTGGCCCAACGCGCTGTAAAAACGGGTGCGTGGACAGCCCTGCGTCGTCCAGCATTTCGATATCCGAGGCGCTGAACAGTAAAATCGCCTTATCCGCGGTCTCAAGGCGTACCCGCAGGCTGCGTTTACTGTCGGGCGTTTCGCCAGCATCAATGACGCGCCATACGCCGTAAAGCTGGTTATGGCTGTAGAGCGTTTGTCCACTCGAAAAGTGAGTCAGCAACGCTTTGCCGCGGGTTTCAATACGGTCTATGCACTCACCGGTTAAAAGCGACTCGTACATTTTTAACTGAGGAAAGGCAAACCAGACAGTGGTCAGCGGTTTGCCAAGTACCGCCTCCTCCAGCCGATCCGCCGCGCGACGGATCTCCGGGCCTTCAGGCATAACAACGTCCTTTATGAAGATTAAACGCCTGGCTCACCGTTAAGCTGCCAGGTCAGTTGACTGAGGTACATCTGCTGCTCACGCCGCACTTTCAGCGCATCTTCCAGCGAGCATTGCACAAAGTGGATGGGTTCTCCGAGGCGCACCTGCGCCAGACTGTGTAAATCAGCGGCAATAATGCAGGCAATGCGCGGATAACCGCCGGTGGTCTGGGCATCATTCATCAACACAATTGGCTGGCCGTTGTGCGGCACCTGAACCACGCCTGGCAGCAAACCATGGGAGGTCAACTCGCGCTGCTCGGCACGCGCCAGCGTCTGACCATGCAGGCGATAGCCCATGCGGTTACTTTGTGCACTCAACTGCCACGGCAAGCGCCAGAAGTTTTCCTGTGCCTCACGGCTAAACTCCTGATATTCCGGCCCCGGCAGCGCACGGATGCGATTGCTCCATAAAAGCTGTTTTACACCGCACGCTTCGGTGAAGTCGCGTCCTGCCAGAGCTGGGATTTCGTCGCCATCACGCAGTTCCCGCCCTAGAAAACCACCAAAGCCGCCCTTAAGGTCAGTACTGCGCGAGCCCATCACCACAGGCACATCCAACCCACCGGCAACGGCGAGGTAACTGCGCATACCACGGTGTGGCAGGTTAAGCTGCAGTTGTTGCCCGGCTTTTGCCCGCTGGCGCCAGCCGGTCCACACCGGCTTACCATCAAGCGTTGCCTCACAGTCAGCCCCGCTTAGCGCAAACCAGCCGTCACGAGTAAACGCAAACTGGCATTTACCAAGCGTTATCTCAAGTGCTGCGGCCTCAGGCGCATTGCCCACCAGCGCATTCGCAATCATCAGCGAAGGTATATCCAGCGCTCCGCTGCGGCTCACGCCGTCAAGCCGATAACCGCTACGCCCCTGGTCCTGAACCGTGGTTTGCATCCCGGCACGAATAACCTTCAGCACACGCCCTCCTTCTGTGGAATAAAGCGCACGGTATCGCCCGGGCTTAACAACGCCGGACTTTCCCGGCTTGGGTCAAATAAACGCAGCGGTGTGCGGCCAATCAGCTGCCAACCGCCTGGCGTATCCAGCGGATAAATCCCGGTCTGGCCCCCGCCTATGCCGACCGACCCTGCGGGCACCATCAGCCTCGGCTCCGCGCGCCGTGGCACCACAAGTTTACCGGACAGCCCACCGAGATAAGGGAAGCCCGGCTGAAAACCCAGCAACCAGACCACATAATCCACGCCAGAATGCTGCTCCACCACCTGACGCTCGCTCAGTCCTGTGTGTTGCGCCACAAACCCGAGATCCGGTCCCGCCTCTTTACCATACACCACCGGAATTTCCAGGCGCCGGGAGGTTGGCTCAACCACGTCGCTTTCCTCCCACCAGCGCTGCAGGCGCTCGATGGCATCAAGCGCGTTGCTCTGAGGATCGCGTAAGACCACCGTCAGGTTATTCATACCCGCAATGGCTTCCACTACCGAAGGCTGGTCAGCCAGGCGATGCACCAGCCCCCAGATACGTTTCTGACTTTGCAGGGAAACCGGCGGCTCCAGTTCCAGCACCACCGCACTCTCTCCCAGCAGATAACAGCGCGCTCGTTGCACGTTTACCTCACCTCATCAGGCCGGATTAGGGATATCAATAAAGGTGACGTCCAGCTCGCTGTTAGCATCCAGCCATTCACCGAGTGCCCGAATGCCACCGCGCTCGGTCGCATGATGGCCTGCCGCGTAAAAGTGCAGCCCTTGTTCACGCGCCGAATGGATAGTCTGCTCGGAGACTTCACCAGTAATGAAGGCGTCAACGCCAAACCGCGCTGCCGCGTCAATGTAACCCTGCCCACCGCCGGTGCACCAGGCTACACGCTTAACCACCTCCGGGCCGGTATCACCACACCACAGTGGCCGACGCCCCAGTCGCGCTTCCAGCCAGGATGCCAGTTCCAGGCCCGGTACTGGCAGGTTCATTTCACCCCACAGCACCAGCGGCTCAATCTCGCCCTTCACGTCAATGCCCAGCAGGTTAGCCAGTTGCACGTTGTTGCCCAGTTCAGGGTGCGCATCAAGCGGCAGGTGCCAGCCGTAAAGGTTGATATCATTCTCCAGCAACGCCTTCAGGCGATGGCGCTTCATGCCGCGAATCACCGGCGATTCGTTCTTCCAGAAATAGCCGTGGTGGACGATGATGGCATCAGCCTGCTGACGCACGGCTTCATCCACCAGCGCCTGGCTGGCACTCACGCCGACAATCACCTTTTGGATTGCCTCACGACCTTCTACCTGTAAACCGTTTGGCGCGTAATCACTGAAGGCCGCGCTGTTAAGTTTCTCGTTAATCAGCGCTTCCAGTTCAACATTTTTCATATTCCGTTTTCCTTATTCTTTACGCGCGGCTTCATAAGCTGCCA
Coding sequences:
- the sdhA gene encoding succinate dehydrogenase flavoprotein subunit codes for the protein MNLPVREFDAVVIGAGGAGMRAALQISQSGQTCALLSKVFPTRSHTVSAQGGITVALGNTHEDNWEWHMYDTVKGSDYIGDQDAIEYMCKTGPEAILELEHMGLPFSRLDDGRIYQRPFGGQSKNFGGEQAARTAAAADRTGHALLHTLYQQNLKNHTTIFSEWYALDLVKNQDGAVVGCTALCIETGEVVYFKARATVLATGGAGRIYQSTTNAHINTGDGVGMALRAGVPVQDMEMWQFHPTGIAGAGVLVTEGCRGEGGYLLNKHGERFMERYAPNAKDLAGRDVVARSIMIEIREGRGCDGPWGPHAKLKLDHLGKDVLESRLPGILELSRTFAHVDPVKEPIPVIPTCHYMMGGIPTRVSGQALTVNEKGEDVLIPGLFAVGEIACVSVHGANRLGGNSLLDLVVFGRAAGVHLQESIAEQGTLRDASESDVEASLERLNRWNNNRNGEDPVQIRKALQECMQHNFSVFREGDAMAKGLEQLKTIRERLKNARLDDTSSEFNTQRVECLELDNLMETAYATAMSANFRTESRGAHSRFDFPDRDDENWLCHSVYLPQQDAMTRRKVNMEPKLRPAFPPKIRTY
- the sdhD gene encoding succinate dehydrogenase membrane anchor subunit; the protein is MVSNASALGRNGIHDFLLVRATAIVITLYIVYMVVFFATAGELTWELWTGFFASAFTKVFTLLTLFSILIHAWIGMWQVLTDYVKPLAIRMILQLAIVVTLLVYVIYGFVVVWGV
- the sdhC gene encoding succinate dehydrogenase cytochrome b556 subunit, which translates into the protein MGKTVKKQRPVNLDLTTIRFPVTAIASILHRVSGVITFVAVGILLWMLGLSLSSEEGFLVASSIMGSFFVKFIMWGILTALAYHVVVGIRHLLMDFGYLEETLAAGQRSANISFVITVVFSILAGVLVW
- a CDS encoding citrate synthase; translation: MSDKKATLTCNGDTVELDVLKGTLGQDVLDVRTLGSKGVFTFDPGFTSTASCESKITFIDGDEGILLHRGYPIDQLATQSNYLEVCYILLYGEKPTQEEYDEFKVTVTRHTMIHEQITRLFHGFRRDSHPMAVMCGVTGALAAFYHDSLDVNNPRHREIAAFRLLSKMPTMAAMCYKYSIGQPFVYPRNDLSYAGNFLNMMFSTPCEEYKVNPVLERAMDRILILHADHEQNASTSTVRTAGSSGANPFACIAAGIASLWGPAHGGANEACLKMLEEINTVEHIPEFLRRAKDKNDSFRLMGFGHRVYKNYDPRATVMRETCHEVLNELGMKDDLLEVAMELEHIALNDPYFIERKLYPNVDFYSGIILKAMGIPSSMFTVIFAMARTVGWIAHWNEMHDDGIKIARPRQLYTGYTQRDFNSGIAKK
- the nei gene encoding endonuclease VIII; protein product: MPEGPEIRRAADRLEEAVLGKPLTTVWFAFPQLKMYESLLTGECIDRIETRGKALLTHFSSGQTLYSHNQLYGVWRVIDAGETPDSKRSLRVRLETADKAILLFSASDIEMLDDAGLSTHPFLQRVGPDVLDMTLTVEQVKARLLSPRFCRRQFSGLLLDQAFLAGLGNYLRVEILWQAQLAARHRAVDLTTDQLDALAHACLEIARLSYQTRGEVDENRHHGALFRFHVFHRDGKPCERCGATIEKTSLASRPFYWCAQCQK
- a CDS encoding biotin-dependent carboxyltransferase family protein, translated to MLKVIRAGMQTTVQDQGRSGYRLDGVSRSGALDIPSLMIANALVGNAPEAAALEITLGKCQFAFTRDGWFALSGADCEATLDGKPVWTGWRQRAKAGQQLQLNLPHRGMRSYLAVAGGLDVPVVMGSRSTDLKGGFGGFLGRELRDGDEIPALAGRDFTEACGVKQLLWSNRIRALPGPEYQEFSREAQENFWRLPWQLSAQSNRMGYRLHGQTLARAEQRELTSHGLLPGVVQVPHNGQPIVLMNDAQTTGGYPRIACIIAADLHSLAQVRLGEPIHFVQCSLEDALKVRREQQMYLSQLTWQLNGEPGV
- the pxpB gene encoding 5-oxoprolinase subunit PxpB, whose protein sequence is MQRARCYLLGESAVVLELEPPVSLQSQKRIWGLVHRLADQPSVVEAIAGMNNLTVVLRDPQSNALDAIERLQRWWEESDVVEPTSRRLEIPVVYGKEAGPDLGFVAQHTGLSERQVVEQHSGVDYVVWLLGFQPGFPYLGGLSGKLVVPRRAEPRLMVPAGSVGIGGGQTGIYPLDTPGGWQLIGRTPLRLFDPSRESPALLSPGDTVRFIPQKEGVC
- a CDS encoding type 2 GTP cyclohydrolase I, with protein sequence MKNVELEALINEKLNSAAFSDYAPNGLQVEGREAIQKVIVGVSASQALVDEAVRQQADAIIVHHGYFWKNESPVIRGMKRHRLKALLENDINLYGWHLPLDAHPELGNNVQLANLLGIDVKGEIEPLVLWGEMNLPVPGLELASWLEARLGRRPLWCGDTGPEVVKRVAWCTGGGQGYIDAAARFGVDAFITGEVSEQTIHSAREQGLHFYAAGHHATERGGIRALGEWLDANSELDVTFIDIPNPA